From Vibrio artabrorum, a single genomic window includes:
- the nagZ gene encoding beta-N-acetylhexosaminidase: protein MGPLWVDVAGYELTAEDREILEHPTVGGLILFSRNYHDSKQLSALNKEIRKVAKRPILIGVDQEGGRVQRFRDGFSIIPAAQEFATKNHGEQLAEQAGWLMAAELIAHDIDLSFAPVLDKGHDCKAIGSRAFGEDIDTIVRHSSAFIKGMKSVGMATTGKHFPGHGGVIADSHLETPYDPRDDIFDTDMAIFKAQIEAGILDAMMPAHVVFSHYDDQPASGSQYWLQKVLKQQLGFRGLVFSDDLTMEGAAIMGGPADRAKAALNAGCDMVLMCNKRDAQIEALDQLAIQEVPLANSLLKKHSFDLPTLHSDSRWKEASEQIKRMLNAG from the coding sequence ATGGGACCGTTGTGGGTTGATGTTGCAGGCTACGAACTGACCGCTGAAGACCGAGAGATTTTAGAGCATCCAACTGTAGGTGGCCTCATCTTATTTTCTCGAAACTATCACGATAGCAAACAGTTATCGGCATTAAATAAAGAGATTCGTAAAGTTGCAAAACGTCCTATTTTAATCGGCGTTGACCAAGAAGGCGGCCGAGTTCAGCGTTTTCGTGACGGCTTTTCAATTATCCCAGCGGCTCAGGAATTTGCGACTAAGAATCATGGTGAGCAGTTAGCGGAACAAGCAGGTTGGTTGATGGCGGCGGAATTGATTGCCCATGATATCGATTTGAGCTTTGCGCCAGTACTAGACAAAGGCCACGACTGCAAAGCGATTGGTAGCCGCGCGTTTGGTGAAGATATTGATACCATCGTTCGTCACAGTAGCGCTTTTATTAAGGGCATGAAGTCGGTTGGCATGGCGACAACAGGAAAGCACTTCCCTGGACACGGTGGGGTGATTGCAGACTCACACCTTGAAACGCCTTACGATCCTAGAGATGACATCTTTGACACCGATATGGCCATCTTCAAGGCGCAAATTGAAGCCGGAATATTGGATGCGATGATGCCTGCGCATGTGGTTTTCTCTCACTATGATGATCAGCCAGCGAGTGGTTCACAGTATTGGCTTCAAAAGGTATTGAAGCAACAGCTTGGATTTAGAGGCTTGGTGTTCTCTGACGATTTAACAATGGAAGGTGCTGCCATAATGGGCGGGCCAGCAGACAGAGCGAAGGCGGCTTTGAATGCCGGTTGTGATATGGTGTTGATGTGTAACAAACGAGATGCACAAATTGAGGCTCTTGATCAATTAGCGATTCAAGAGGTACCTTTAGCCAACTCATTGCTTAAAAAACACAGCTTTGATTTGCCAACTCTTCATTCGGATAGTCGATGGAAAGAGGCCTCAGAGCAAATCAAACGAATGTTAAACGCTGGGTGA
- a CDS encoding 3-deoxy-7-phosphoheptulonate synthase, with protein sequence MQKSELSNVNIIDEQVLITPEELKAKLPLSDNARRFIQESRETIANIIHKKDHRMLIVCGPCSIHDIEAAKEYAKRLKALSEELSDQLYIVMRVYFEKPRTTVGWKGLINDPHLDGSFDIEHGLHVGRELLVELAEMEIPLATEALDPISPQYLADTFSWAAIGARTTESQTHREMASGLSMPIGFKNGTDGNLGTAINAMQAASSSHRFMGISREGEVALLTTQGNPNGHVILRGGKQTNYDSVSVHECEEELGKFDLDAALMVDCSHANSRKDFRRQPLVAEDVIHQIREGNKSIIGLMIESHINEGNQPSDIPLNEMKYGVSITDACINWESTEALLKHAHTELVPFLENRLKG encoded by the coding sequence ATGCAGAAAAGTGAATTAAGCAATGTCAATATCATCGACGAACAGGTACTGATTACTCCAGAGGAGTTAAAAGCGAAATTACCTTTGAGCGATAATGCTCGTCGTTTTATTCAAGAGTCTCGTGAAACGATTGCGAACATCATTCATAAGAAAGATCACCGTATGCTTATCGTGTGTGGACCATGTTCTATCCATGATATCGAAGCGGCGAAAGAGTATGCGAAACGCCTTAAAGCACTGTCTGAAGAACTGAGCGATCAACTGTATATTGTTATGCGAGTGTACTTTGAGAAGCCTCGTACTACGGTGGGTTGGAAAGGTTTGATCAATGACCCGCATCTAGACGGCAGTTTCGATATTGAGCATGGCCTGCATGTTGGCCGTGAGCTGCTTGTTGAACTCGCTGAGATGGAAATTCCACTAGCGACAGAAGCACTCGATCCAATCAGCCCACAATACCTAGCCGATACATTCAGCTGGGCGGCGATTGGTGCACGTACGACTGAATCTCAAACTCACCGTGAAATGGCAAGTGGTCTTTCAATGCCAATCGGTTTTAAAAACGGCACTGATGGCAACCTAGGTACGGCAATCAATGCGATGCAGGCGGCGTCTTCTAGTCACCGCTTCATGGGCATCAGCCGTGAAGGTGAGGTTGCACTGCTAACGACTCAGGGTAACCCAAATGGTCACGTTATTTTACGTGGTGGTAAGCAGACAAACTACGATTCAGTGTCAGTACATGAGTGTGAAGAAGAGTTGGGTAAGTTTGATTTAGATGCCGCGTTGATGGTGGATTGCAGTCACGCTAACTCTCGTAAAGATTTCCGTCGCCAGCCACTTGTTGCAGAAGATGTAATTCACCAAATTCGTGAAGGCAACAAGTCGATTATCGGCCTAATGATTGAGAGCCATATTAACGAAGGAAATCAGCCGTCAGATATTCCTCTCAATGAGATGAAATACGGCGTTTCTATTACCGACGCATGTATCAATTGGGAGTCAACTGAGGCACTATTGAAGCATGCACATACGGAGTTAGTTCCGTTTTTAGAAAACCGCTTGAAAGGTTAG
- the tyrA gene encoding bifunctional chorismate mutase/prephenate dehydrogenase, with translation MAVELNELRDQIDAVDKQMLDLLAQRLALVEKVGEVKSEHGLPIYVPEREAAMLASRRQEAEKIGVPPQLIEDILRRTMRESYASEKDSGFKCLNPELRSVVIVGGNGQLGGLFGRMFKLSGYQVKILGSQDWDRADEILESAGLVVVTVPIHLTEGVIAKLGNLPSDCILCDLTSIKSKPLQAMMNIHQGPVVGLHPMFGPDVPSLAKQVIVYSDGRGSESYQWLLNQFGIWGASLCQMDAAEHDHGMTLIQALRHFTSFAYGLHLSKENPNIDQLLKLSSPIYRLEIAMVGRLFAQDPNLYGDIILSSDENIEMIRRFHRRFGEALEILDGKDKAKFVESFNQVSDWFGDYSQQFLQESQSLLKQAHDSIHRG, from the coding sequence ATGGCCGTTGAACTGAACGAATTACGCGACCAAATCGATGCTGTTGATAAACAAATGTTGGATTTACTGGCTCAACGCCTTGCTTTAGTCGAGAAAGTCGGCGAAGTAAAAAGTGAACATGGTTTACCTATTTATGTCCCAGAGCGTGAAGCTGCGATGCTGGCATCTCGTCGTCAAGAAGCTGAGAAAATAGGGGTTCCGCCACAGTTAATTGAAGATATTTTGCGTCGAACTATGCGTGAGTCCTATGCCAGTGAGAAAGACTCTGGCTTTAAGTGTCTTAACCCAGAGTTACGTTCAGTGGTTATCGTTGGCGGTAATGGCCAACTTGGTGGCTTGTTTGGCCGTATGTTCAAGCTCTCTGGTTACCAAGTGAAAATTCTTGGCAGCCAAGACTGGGACCGAGCCGATGAAATCTTAGAGAGTGCTGGCCTTGTGGTTGTTACGGTTCCAATTCATCTAACTGAAGGTGTGATTGCGAAGCTAGGTAACCTACCAAGCGATTGTATTCTATGTGATTTGACCTCAATTAAATCGAAACCTCTACAAGCCATGATGAACATACACCAAGGTCCAGTGGTTGGATTACACCCAATGTTTGGCCCTGATGTTCCAAGCTTAGCTAAGCAGGTGATTGTTTACAGTGATGGTCGAGGCTCCGAAAGCTACCAATGGCTACTGAATCAATTTGGTATTTGGGGCGCGAGCCTTTGCCAGATGGATGCTGCTGAACACGATCACGGCATGACTCTGATTCAAGCACTACGCCACTTCACCTCTTTTGCTTACGGATTGCACCTGAGTAAAGAGAACCCGAACATCGATCAGCTTCTGAAGCTAAGCTCGCCAATCTACCGACTTGAGATTGCGATGGTCGGTCGTCTGTTTGCTCAAGACCCGAACTTGTACGGTGATATCATTCTTTCTTCAGATGAGAACATTGAAATGATTCGACGTTTCCATCGTCGTTTCGGTGAAGCATTAGAAATCTTGGATGGCAAAGATAAAGCCAAGTTTGTTGAGAGCTTTAATCAAGTCAGTGATTGGTTTGGCGACTACTCGCAGCAGTTCTTGCAAGAGAGCCAAAGTCTTCTAAAGCAAGCTCATGATTCGATTCATCGTGGTTAA
- a CDS encoding M23 family metallopeptidase has protein sequence MSRKISITIPSRQGEQTFYFGRKTVLICTTALFSVPLFIGGMAYMHFENKQELALQAGDAQQLIETLIVEKEQTEDLYAEQVETNHSLSQALTEKESTIQLLGKRVFDVESVLGLADEELLTDDVSLEERIDAAAVDSAVRATMFRLIPNDSPMAYQRISSSYGSRTNPISGKRHVHTGIDLTCKRGEDIVAPADGVIETVRPSNKGFGNFITVRHSFGFMSSYAHLQKFKVRSGQFVSKGDVIASCGNSGNSTGPHLHYEVRFLGRSLNPQYLMDWTPENFNYVFEKEKKVKWGPLVQLIDNVVRLQINLTNVPYISSTIDTVSSEDSKKPITTN, from the coding sequence ATGTCTAGAAAAATTTCCATTACGATTCCCTCTCGTCAGGGGGAACAGACGTTTTATTTCGGCCGTAAAACCGTACTCATATGCACGACAGCACTCTTTTCAGTGCCGTTATTCATTGGCGGAATGGCATACATGCACTTCGAGAATAAACAAGAACTCGCACTGCAAGCGGGTGATGCCCAACAGTTGATTGAAACGCTGATTGTTGAAAAAGAGCAAACTGAAGATCTTTACGCTGAGCAGGTAGAAACCAACCACTCGCTATCACAGGCACTCACCGAGAAAGAAAGCACGATCCAACTGCTTGGTAAGCGCGTCTTTGATGTGGAATCTGTACTGGGTCTTGCCGATGAGGAACTGCTTACTGATGATGTCTCTTTAGAAGAACGTATTGATGCGGCTGCAGTCGATTCAGCAGTAAGAGCCACAATGTTCCGTTTGATTCCAAACGACAGCCCGATGGCTTATCAACGTATCTCTTCTTCTTATGGTAGCCGCACTAACCCTATTTCAGGTAAACGCCATGTACATACTGGTATCGATCTGACGTGTAAGCGTGGTGAAGATATTGTCGCGCCCGCCGATGGAGTGATTGAAACGGTACGCCCAAGTAACAAAGGCTTCGGTAACTTTATTACTGTGCGCCACTCGTTCGGTTTCATGAGTTCTTACGCGCACCTACAAAAGTTCAAAGTTCGCAGCGGTCAGTTTGTGAGTAAAGGTGATGTGATTGCAAGCTGCGGTAACTCAGGTAACTCAACCGGCCCACACTTGCATTATGAAGTACGCTTCCTTGGTCGTTCACTGAACCCTCAATACTTGATGGATTGGACACCGGAAAACTTCAACTACGTGTTCGAAAAAGAGAAAAAGGTTAAATGGGGCCCACTGGTTCAACTGATTGATAATGTGGTTCGCTTACAGATCAACCTAACGAACGTACCTTACATTAGCTCGACCATCGACACCGTATCAAGCGAAGATAGCAAGAAACCTATCACGACGAACTAG
- a CDS encoding PilZ domain-containing protein, with protein MIERRQFSRVIYQAPTEISQGQVKVSGSVQDLSLHGLLLRCDDGQQLSHDSPVEVSFKLENSDINIQLEATIVSTINTSMRLRIEHLDIDSISHLKRLIELNVGDDELLYREMEHLTDLGQE; from the coding sequence ATGATTGAAAGACGTCAATTTTCACGAGTTATTTATCAAGCTCCGACTGAAATATCACAAGGACAAGTAAAGGTATCCGGCTCAGTGCAAGACTTATCTCTTCATGGTTTGCTCCTTCGATGTGATGATGGGCAACAGCTCAGCCATGACTCTCCTGTTGAAGTGAGCTTTAAGCTCGAAAACAGTGATATCAATATTCAGTTAGAAGCAACGATAGTCTCAACCATCAATACCTCAATGCGTTTGCGTATAGAACATTTAGATATTGATAGTATCAGCCACCTTAAGCGCCTTATTGAGCTTAATGTGGGTGACGATGAACTGCTTTATAGAGAGATGGAACACCTTACTGATTTAGGTCAGGAATAA